A part of Corvus hawaiiensis isolate bCorHaw1 chromosome 25, bCorHaw1.pri.cur, whole genome shotgun sequence genomic DNA contains:
- the LOC125338165 gene encoding cell surface glycoprotein 1-like — protein MPAGFRASRRTNRATQLPAPPDLAEDPRCLPPGPRGWTCPAGNATGSRALGGLGQGGTRIVLRAPGLSRSSGPSTPPEFGSGSQPRAGGEDGADDDDDDDAQRGMKLPPRLQAPPGGPAPPRAGQGWRLPSAAFPSAALPSTAFPSAASHTDCIPTDSIPHRQHPHRQHPHRQHPTPTASHTNSIPTDSIPTDSILNRQHPHRQHPAPTASPPTASSPTASAPTASPPTASPPTASRTDSIRTDSILTDSIRTDSIRTDSIPIRTDSIPHRQHPHRQHPEPTASAPTASRTDSIRTDSILNRQHPHRQHPTPTASPPTASHTDSIPTDSILNRQHPHRQHPHRQHPAPTASPPTASAPTASAPRASPPTASRTDSIRTDSIPTDSILNRQHPAPTASRTDSIPTDSILNRQHPEPTASAPTASAPTASHTDSIPHRQHPYRQHPEPTASRTDSIHTDSIPHRQHPHRHHPHRQHPHRQHPTPTASHTDSIRTDSIRTDSIPTRTDSIPTDSIRTDSIRTESIPHRQHPHRQHPEPTASRTDSIPTDSIRTDSILNRQHPHRQHPAPTASPPTASPPTASRTDSIRTDSILNRHIRTDSIRTDSIRTDSIPTDSIRTDSIPTDSIPHRHIRTDSIPTYSIRTESIPHRQHPHRQHLHRQHPAPRASAPTASAPRASPPTESHTDSTRTDSIPTESIRTDSIRTESIPHRQHPHRQHPEPTASRTDSIPTDSIPTDSILNRQHPHRQHPAPTASPPTASAPTASAPTASPPTASPPTASAPTASRTDSIPTDSISHRQHPHRQHPAPTASRTDSIRTDSIRTDSILNRQHPHRQHPAPTASPPTASAPTAS, from the exons ATGCCAGCTGGGTTTCGTGCTTCTCGGAGAACAAACCGGGCCACGCAGCTCCCCGCGCCACCCGACTTGGCTGAAGATCCCCGCTGCCTCCCTCCGGGGCCCCGGGGCTGGACCTGCCCCGCTGGGAACGCCACGGGGTCCCGGGCACTcggggggctggggcagggcggGACTCGCATCGTGCTGAGGGCTCCGGGGCTCAGCCGCAGTTCCGGGCCGAGCACCCCGCCGGAGTTCGGCAGCGGGTCCCAGCCCCGGGCAGGCGGGGAGGATGGTGCTGATGAtgacgatgatgatgatgctCAGCGGGGGATGAAGCTCCCGCCGCGGCTGCAGGCTCCCCctggcggccccgccccgccccgagCCGGGCAGGGATGGCGTCTCCCATCAGCAGCATTCCCATCAGCAGCACTCCCATCAACAGCATTCCCGTCAGCAGCATCCCACACCGACTGCATCCCCACCGACAGCATCCCACACCGACAGCATccgcaccgacagcatcccCACCGACAGCATCCCACACCGACAGCATCCCACACCAACAGCATCCCCACCGACAGCATCCCCACCGACAGCATCCTGAACCGACAGCATCCCCACCGACAGCATCccgcaccgacagcatcccCACCGACAGCATCCTCACCGACAGCATccgcaccgacagcatcccCACCGACAGCATCCCCACCGACAGCATCCCGCACCGACAGCATCCGCACCGACAGCATCCTCACCGACAGCATCCGCACCGACAGCATccgcaccgacagcatccc CATccgcaccgacagcatcccGCACCGACAGCATCCGCACCGACAGCATCCTGAACCGACAGCATccgcaccgacagcatcccGCACCGACAGCATCCGCACCGACAGCATCCTGAACCGACAGCATccgcaccgacagcatcccACACCGACAGCATCCCCACCGACAGCATCCCACACCGACAGCATCCCCACCGACAGCATCCTGAACCGACAGCATCCCCACCGACAGCATccgcaccgacagcatcccgcaccgacagcatcccCACCGACAGCATCCGCACCGACAGCATCCGCACCGAGAGCATCCCCACCGACAGCATCCCGCACCGACAGCATccgcaccgacagcatcccCACCGACAGCATCCTGAACCGACAGCATCccgcaccgacagcatcccgcaccgacagcatcccCACCGACAGCATCCTGAACCGACAGCATCCTGAACCGACAGCATCCGCACCGACAGCATccgcaccgacagcatcccACACCGACAGCATCCCACACCGACAGCATCCATACCGACAGCATCCTGAACCGACAGCATCCCGCACCGACAGCATCCATACCGACAGCATCCCGCACCGACAGCATCCGCACCGACACCATCCCCACCGACAGCATCCCCACCGACAGCATCCCACACCGACAGCATCCCACACCGACAGCATCCGCACCGACAGCATccgcaccgacagcatccc TACccgcaccgacagcatcccCACCGACAGCATCCGCACCGACAGCATCCGCACCGAGAGCATCccgcaccgacagcatcccCACCGACAGCATCCTGAACCGACAGCATCccgcaccgacagcatcccCACCGACAGCATCCGCACCGACAGCATCCTGAACCGACAGCATCCCCACCGACAGCATCCTGCACCGACAGCATCCCCACCGACAGCATCCCCACCGACAGCATCCCGCACCGACAGCATCCGCACCGACAGCATCCTGAACCGACA CATCCGCACCGACAGCATCCGCACCGACAGCATccgcaccgacagcatcccCACCGACAGCATccgcaccgacagcatcccCACCGACAGCATCCCACACCGACA CATCCGGACCGACAGCATCCCCACCTACAGCATCCGCACCGAGAGCATCCCACACCGACAGCATCCGCACCGACAGCATCTGCACCGACAGCATCCCGCACCGAGAGCATCCGCACCGACAGCATCCGCACCGAGAGCATCCCCACCGACAGAATCCCACACCGACAGCACccgcaccgacagcatcccCACCGAGAGCATCCGCACCGACAGCATCCGCACCGAGAGCATCccgcaccgacagcatcccCACCGACAGCATCCTGAACCGACAGCATCccgcaccgacagcatcccCACCGACAGCATCCCCACCGACAGCATCCTGAACCGACAGCATCCCCACCGACAGCATCCTGCACCGACAGCATCCCCACCGACAGCATCCGCACCGACAGCATccgcaccgacagcatcccCACCGACAGCATCCCCACCGACAGCATccgcaccgacagcatcccgcaccgacagcatcccCACCGACAGCATCTCGCACCGACAGCACccgcaccgacagcatcccgcaccgacagcatcccGCACCGACAGCATCCGCACCGACAGCATCCGCACCGACAGCATCCTGAACCGACAGCATCCCCACCGACAGCATCCCGCACCGACAGCATCTCCACCGACAGCATCCGCACCGACAGCATCCTGA